One genomic window of Salvia miltiorrhiza cultivar Shanhuang (shh) chromosome 4, IMPLAD_Smil_shh, whole genome shotgun sequence includes the following:
- the LOC131020407 gene encoding geranylgeranyl diphosphate reductase, chloroplastic, which translates to MASIALKTFVGLRQSSPENNAIILSKPAALPHRRFRINASKSSPRVTGRNLRVAVVGGGPAGGAAAETLAKGGIETFLIERKMDNCKPCGGAIPLCMVGEFDLPLDIIDRRVTKMKMISPSNVAVDIGRTLKPHEYIGMVRREVLDAYLRDRAATAGATVINGLFLKMDLPQAKTAPYVLHYTDYNAKTGGAGEKKTLEVDAIIGADGANSRVAKGINAGDYEYAIAFQERIKIPDEKMKYYEDLAEMYVGDDVSPDFYGWVFPKCDHVAVGTGTVTHKGDIKKLQVATRLRARDKIQGGKIIRVEAHPIPEHPRPRRVLDRVALVGDAAGYVTKCSGEGIYFAAKSGRMCAEAIVEGSENGKRTVDESDLRVYLEKWDKTYWPTYKVLDILQKVFYRSNPAREAFVEMCADEYVQKMTFDSYLYKRVVPGNPLDDLKLAVNTIGSLVRANALRKEMEKLNV; encoded by the coding sequence ATGGCCTCCATAGCCCTCAAAACCTTCGTCGGCCTCCGCCAGTCCTCGCCGGAAAACAATGCCATCATTCTTTCCAAGCCCGCCGCCTTGCCCCACCGCAGATTCCGGATAAATGCCTCCAAGTCCAGCCCCAGAGTCACCGGCCGCAACCTCAGAGTGGCCGTGGTCGGCGGTGGCCCtgccggcggcgccgccgccgagACGCTGGCTAAGGGAGGGATCGAGACGTTCCTGATCGAGAGAAAGATGGACAACTGCAAGCCATGCGGCGGCGCCATCCCTCTGTGCATGGTCGGGGAGTTCGACCTTCCGCTGGACATCATCGACCGCCGCGTCACCAAGATGAAGATGATCTCGCCCTCCAACGTGGCGGTCGACATCGGCCGCACGCTCAAGCCGCACGAGTACATCGGCATGGTCCGCCGCGAGGTCCTCGACGCCTACCTCCGCGACCGCGCCGCCACCGCCGGCGCCACCGTGATCAACGGCCTCTTTTTGAAGATGGACCTGCCGCAGGCCAAGACCGCGCCCTACGTCCTCCACTACACCGACTACAACGCGAAGACCGGCGGCGCCGGCGAGAAGAAGACGCTGGAAGTGGACGCCATCATCGGCGCGGACGGCGCCAACTCCCGCGTGGCGAAGGGCATCAACGCCGGCGACTACGAGTACGCCATCGCATTCCAGGAGCGGATCAAGATCCCCGATGAGAAGATGAAGTACTACGAGGACCTGGCGGAGATGTACGTGGGCGACGACGTGTCGCCGGACTTCTACGGCTGGGTGTTCCCGAAATGCGACCACGTGGCGGTGGGGACGGGCACGGTGACGCACAAGGGCGACATCAAGAAGCTGCAGGTGGCGACGCGCCTCCGCGCGCGTGACAAGATCCAGGGGGGGAAGATCATCCGCGTGGAGGCGCACCCCATCCCGGagcacccgcggccgcggcgcGTGCTGGACCGCGTGGCGCTGGTGGGGGACGCGGCCGGGTACGTGACCAAGTGCTCCGGGGAGGGGATATACTTCGCGGCGAAGAGCGGGCGGATGTGCGCGGAGGCGATCGTGGAGGGGTCGGAGAATGGGAAGAGGACGGTGGACGAGAGCGATCTGAGGGTATATTTGGAAAAGTGGGACAAGACGTACTGGCCCACCTACAAGGTGCTGGACATTCTGCAGAAGGTCTTCTACCGCTCCAATCCGGCGAGGGAGGCGTTCGTGGAGATGTGCGCCGACGAGTATGTGCAGAAGATGACCTTCGACAGCTATCTCTACAAACGCGTCGTGCCCGGTAACCCCTTGGATGACTTGAAGCTTGCTGTTAACACCATTGGGAGTTTGGTGAGGGCCAATGCGCTCAGGAAGGAAATGGAGAAGCTCAACGTATAG
- the LOC131020408 gene encoding malate dehydrogenase, chloroplastic-like isoform X1, producing the protein MCCKMAATSTTTFYIGSTASASPKRGQSRAVRIKPNSKNCLRSFSGLKASNAVNCESESSFLGGESCAALNRLYNGVAPKQSHRCYSYVQPRASYKVAILGAVGGIGEPLALLIKMSPLVSTLNLYDIANVKGVAADLSHCNTPSRVADFTGASELADCLKGADVVVIPAGVLRKPGMTWDDLFNTNANIVKTLVEAVADNCPDAFIHIISNPVNSTVPIAAEILKQKGVYDPKKLFGVTTLDVVRANTFVAQKKKLNLIDVDVPVVGGHSGITILPLLSKAMPRVTFTDEQVQELTVRIQNAETEVVEAKAGEEEESTTLSMAYAAARFVESSLRALDGDADVYECSYIESNLTELPFFASRIKLGRKGVEAVISSELQGLTEYEHKALEALKPELKASIEKGVAFVQNQLVNA; encoded by the exons ATGT GTTGCAAGATGGCAGCAACATCAACCACCACCTTCTATATTGGATCGACTGCATCTGCTAGCCCCAAAAGAGGTCAGTCAAGAGCCGTCAGAATCAAGCCCAACTCAAAAAACTGCCTTAGGAGTTTCAGTGGCCTCAAAGCAAGTAACGCCGTGAACTGCGAATCAGAATCGTCGTTCTTAGGTGGTGAAAGCTGCGCAGCTCTTAACCGCTTATACAATGGAGTTGCCCCAAAACAGAGCCACAGATGTTACAGTTATGTCCAGCCTCGTGCATCCTACAAAGTAGCCATTCTTGGAGCTGTTGGTGGTATAGGCGAGCCTCTCGCCCTTCTAATCAAGATGTCTCCACTCGTTTCCACCTTGAATCTTTATGACATAGCAAATGTCAAGGGGGTTGCTGCTGATCTCAGTCACTGCAACACTCCCTCTCGAGTAGCAGACTTCACAGGAGCCTCTGAGCTGGCGGATTGCTTGAAAGGAGCTGATGTTGTCGTCATACCTGCTGGTGTCCTGAGGAAGCCAGGCATGACCTGGGACGACCTCTTCAACACCAATGCCAACATAGTGAAAACCTTGGTCGAGGCCGTTGCTGACAACTGCCCCGATGCCTTCATTCACATCATCAGCAACCCTGTGAACTCCACGGTGCCAATTGCTGCTGAGATTTTGAAACAGAAAGGGGTGTATGATCCCAAGAAGCTCTTTGGTGTTACAACTCTTGATGTTGTGAGAGCAAATACATTTGTTGCGCAGAAGAAGAAGTTGAATCTCATTGATGTTGATGTCCCGGTTGTCGGGGGCCATTCAGGGATTACTATTCTACCCCTGCTTTCAAAGGCAATGCCTCGTGTTACTTTCACCGATGAACAAGTGCAAGAGCTGACCGTGAGGATCCAAAATGCCGAGACAGAAGTTGTGGAGGCAAAGgctggagaagaagaagaatccaCAACTCTTTCCATGGCCTATGCTGCAGCACGGTTCGTTGAGTCTTCACTCCGAGCTCTTGATGGGGACGCTGATGTGTACGAGTGCTCCTACATTGAGTCCAACCTTACTGAACTCCCATTCTTTGCTTCGAGGATTAAGCTTGGGAGGAAGGGGGTCGAGGCCGTGATTTCATCGGAGCTTCAAGGACTAACCGAGTACGAACACAAGGCTTTGGAAGCTCTGAAGCCAGAGCTCAAGGCTAGTATTGAGAAAGGTGTTGCTTTTGTTCAAAACCAACTGGTCAATGCATAG
- the LOC131023588 gene encoding LOW QUALITY PROTEIN: protein RKD1-like (The sequence of the model RefSeq protein was modified relative to this genomic sequence to represent the inferred CDS: deleted 1 base in 1 codon): MEITESLNMGWSKYNQALATIPKEDYDDVFSIPSHTSTTRLSGILGFHGYEFGMEETVVEVILSDPGSVFLDDGVQVQQKRRKLLLLDYNINGATINDDKLLIIGEDKRGIKRSLEEEEDGTKTSKKLTRQMISQYFYMPITQAARELNVGLTLLKKRCRELGIRRWPHRKLMSLQTLIKNVQEFGKEEGEGKLQESLEILEQEKKLMEEIPDLQLEDKTKRLRQAFFKANYKKRKLMGRIDSSSKSVAPTSGCDVCIA, translated from the exons ATGGAGATTACCGAGTCTCTCAACATGGGATGGTCAAAATACAATCAAGCGCTCGCAACAATTCCCAAAGAAGACTACGACGATGTTTTCTCCATCCCATCCCACACTTCCACCACTCGATTGAG TGGAATTCTTGGTTTTCATGGCTACGAGTTTGGGATGGAAGAAACAGTTGTCG AAGTTATCTTGAGCGATCCTGGGAGTGTATTTTTGGATGACGGAGTGCAGGTTCAACAGAAGCGCAGAAAGCTGCTTCTGTTGGATTATAATATCAATGGCGCTACGATAAATGATGACAAGTTGTTAATTATAGGAGAGGATAAGAGAGGAATTAAGAGATCGTTGGAAGAGGAGGAAGACGGCACCAAAACTTCCAAGAAACTGACAAGGCAAATGATTTCACAGTACTTCTACATGCCTATAACTCAAGCAGCTAGGGAGCTGAATGTAGGGTTAACCCTCTTGAAGAAAAGGTGT AGGGAATTAGGAATCAGGAGATGGCCACACAGAAAGCTCATGAGCCTCCAAACCCTAATCAAGAATGTTCAG GAATTTGGCAAGGAGGAGGGTGAAGGGAAGTTGCAGGAATCGTTGGAGATTTTGGAGCAAGAGAAAAAGCTAATGGAGGAGATCCCAGACTTGCAATTGGAGGATAAAACGAAGAGGTTGCGACAAGCATTTTTCAAGGCAAATTACAAGAAGAGAAAGTTGATGGGAAGGATCGATTCGTCGTCCAAATCTGTAGCGCCTACCAGTGGCTGTGACGTTTGCATTGCCTGA
- the LOC131020408 gene encoding malate dehydrogenase, chloroplastic-like isoform X2, with product MAATSTTTFYIGSTASASPKRGQSRAVRIKPNSKNCLRSFSGLKASNAVNCESESSFLGGESCAALNRLYNGVAPKQSHRCYSYVQPRASYKVAILGAVGGIGEPLALLIKMSPLVSTLNLYDIANVKGVAADLSHCNTPSRVADFTGASELADCLKGADVVVIPAGVLRKPGMTWDDLFNTNANIVKTLVEAVADNCPDAFIHIISNPVNSTVPIAAEILKQKGVYDPKKLFGVTTLDVVRANTFVAQKKKLNLIDVDVPVVGGHSGITILPLLSKAMPRVTFTDEQVQELTVRIQNAETEVVEAKAGEEEESTTLSMAYAAARFVESSLRALDGDADVYECSYIESNLTELPFFASRIKLGRKGVEAVISSELQGLTEYEHKALEALKPELKASIEKGVAFVQNQLVNA from the coding sequence ATGGCAGCAACATCAACCACCACCTTCTATATTGGATCGACTGCATCTGCTAGCCCCAAAAGAGGTCAGTCAAGAGCCGTCAGAATCAAGCCCAACTCAAAAAACTGCCTTAGGAGTTTCAGTGGCCTCAAAGCAAGTAACGCCGTGAACTGCGAATCAGAATCGTCGTTCTTAGGTGGTGAAAGCTGCGCAGCTCTTAACCGCTTATACAATGGAGTTGCCCCAAAACAGAGCCACAGATGTTACAGTTATGTCCAGCCTCGTGCATCCTACAAAGTAGCCATTCTTGGAGCTGTTGGTGGTATAGGCGAGCCTCTCGCCCTTCTAATCAAGATGTCTCCACTCGTTTCCACCTTGAATCTTTATGACATAGCAAATGTCAAGGGGGTTGCTGCTGATCTCAGTCACTGCAACACTCCCTCTCGAGTAGCAGACTTCACAGGAGCCTCTGAGCTGGCGGATTGCTTGAAAGGAGCTGATGTTGTCGTCATACCTGCTGGTGTCCTGAGGAAGCCAGGCATGACCTGGGACGACCTCTTCAACACCAATGCCAACATAGTGAAAACCTTGGTCGAGGCCGTTGCTGACAACTGCCCCGATGCCTTCATTCACATCATCAGCAACCCTGTGAACTCCACGGTGCCAATTGCTGCTGAGATTTTGAAACAGAAAGGGGTGTATGATCCCAAGAAGCTCTTTGGTGTTACAACTCTTGATGTTGTGAGAGCAAATACATTTGTTGCGCAGAAGAAGAAGTTGAATCTCATTGATGTTGATGTCCCGGTTGTCGGGGGCCATTCAGGGATTACTATTCTACCCCTGCTTTCAAAGGCAATGCCTCGTGTTACTTTCACCGATGAACAAGTGCAAGAGCTGACCGTGAGGATCCAAAATGCCGAGACAGAAGTTGTGGAGGCAAAGgctggagaagaagaagaatccaCAACTCTTTCCATGGCCTATGCTGCAGCACGGTTCGTTGAGTCTTCACTCCGAGCTCTTGATGGGGACGCTGATGTGTACGAGTGCTCCTACATTGAGTCCAACCTTACTGAACTCCCATTCTTTGCTTCGAGGATTAAGCTTGGGAGGAAGGGGGTCGAGGCCGTGATTTCATCGGAGCTTCAAGGACTAACCGAGTACGAACACAAGGCTTTGGAAGCTCTGAAGCCAGAGCTCAAGGCTAGTATTGAGAAAGGTGTTGCTTTTGTTCAAAACCAACTGGTCAATGCATAG